A region from the Amycolatopsis camponoti genome encodes:
- a CDS encoding HypC/HybG/HupF family hydrogenase formation chaperone: MCLGIPGEIIELSEERPDLAKVSVSGVKRLINIGLLDDDPPKPGDWILIHVGFALSKIDEQEAAAALEFLESIGKAYEDEMAALLESRID; encoded by the coding sequence ATGTGCCTAGGGATCCCGGGCGAGATCATCGAACTCAGCGAGGAGCGCCCGGACCTCGCGAAAGTCTCGGTCAGCGGCGTCAAGCGGCTCATCAACATCGGCCTGCTCGACGACGACCCGCCGAAGCCGGGCGACTGGATCCTCATCCACGTCGGCTTCGCACTGTCCAAAATAGACGAGCAGGAGGCCGCGGCCGCCCTGGAGTTCCTCGAAAGCATCGGCAAGGCCTACGAGGACGAAATGGCCGCCCTGCTCGAATCCCGGATCGACTAG
- a CDS encoding DUF6084 family protein, whose translation MAELTFDCIDVRPLKYAASPTLAFKLRISELTGQPVHAMVLRVQIRIEPQRRRYADDESELLTHLFGDRSRWGETLKPFQFTTISVTVPGFTGATEVDAEVPCTYDLEVAAGKYFHALSDGVVPMVLLFSGTVFGKGGPGFWVEQVPWHTQAECRMPVSVWDELMSRYFPNVAWIKLPRETVDALLKYKAQHAIPTWEAAVEQLLAGGP comes from the coding sequence ATGGCTGAGCTGACCTTCGACTGCATCGACGTCCGGCCGCTGAAGTACGCCGCGTCGCCGACGCTCGCGTTCAAGCTGCGGATCTCCGAGCTGACCGGGCAGCCCGTCCACGCGATGGTGCTGCGCGTCCAGATCCGCATCGAGCCGCAGCGGCGCCGGTACGCCGACGACGAGTCGGAGCTGCTCACCCACCTCTTCGGCGACCGGTCCCGGTGGGGCGAGACGCTGAAGCCGTTCCAGTTCACGACGATCTCGGTGACCGTGCCGGGGTTCACCGGCGCCACCGAGGTCGACGCCGAGGTGCCGTGCACCTACGACCTCGAAGTCGCGGCCGGCAAGTACTTCCACGCGCTGTCCGACGGCGTCGTGCCGATGGTGCTGCTGTTCAGCGGGACCGTGTTCGGCAAGGGCGGGCCGGGGTTCTGGGTCGAGCAGGTGCCGTGGCACACGCAGGCCGAGTGCCGGATGCCGGTGAGCGTCTGGGACGAGCTGATGTCCCGCTACTTCCCGAACGTCGCGTGGATCAAGCTGCCGCGCGAGACCGTGGACGCGCTGCTCAAGTACAAGGCGCAGCACGCGATCCCGACCTGGGAAGCCGCCGTCGAGCAGCTGCTGGCCGGTGGGCCGTGA
- a CDS encoding DUF5947 family protein, with the protein MTGGLRRFRTPVQRAAPGEKCEMCAEPITAEHGHVIDLESRTILCTCRGCYLLFTHRGAGGKRHRAVPDRFRHAPRFGPGTALWESAGIPVKTAFLFRNSVQDRPVAFYPSPAGATESLLELGTWEELLAGTPAFADVADDVEALLLNQLDLGFECFLVPIDVCYELVGLVRTTWRGFDGGTEAHEAIDGFFARLRERSEVVADG; encoded by the coding sequence GTGACGGGCGGCCTGCGCAGGTTCCGCACTCCCGTCCAGCGCGCCGCGCCGGGCGAGAAGTGCGAGATGTGCGCGGAACCGATCACCGCGGAGCACGGGCACGTCATCGACCTCGAATCCCGGACGATCCTCTGCACCTGCCGGGGCTGCTACCTGCTCTTCACCCACCGCGGAGCGGGCGGGAAGCGGCACCGGGCGGTGCCGGACCGCTTCCGCCACGCGCCGCGGTTCGGGCCGGGGACGGCGCTGTGGGAGTCGGCCGGGATCCCCGTGAAGACGGCGTTCCTGTTCCGCAACTCGGTGCAGGACCGCCCGGTCGCGTTCTACCCGAGCCCGGCGGGCGCGACGGAGTCGCTGCTGGAGCTCGGCACGTGGGAGGAGCTGCTGGCGGGCACCCCCGCGTTCGCCGACGTCGCCGACGACGTCGAAGCCCTGCTGCTGAACCAGCTCGACCTGGGTTTCGAGTGCTTCCTGGTGCCGATCGACGTCTGCTACGAGCTGGTCGGGCTGGTCCGGACGACCTGGCGGGGCTTCGACGGCGGCACCGAAGCGCACGAGGCCATCGACGGGTTCTTCGCGCGCCTGCGGGAGCGCAGCGAGGTCGTGGCCGATGGCTGA
- a CDS encoding nickel-dependent hydrogenase large subunit, translating into MTEMKDKTDLVEMAWDPITRIVGSLGIYTKIDWAAKRVVECHSTSSVFRGYSIFMKGKDPRDAHFITSRICGICGDNHATCSVYAQNMAYGVRPPHLGEWIINLGEAAEYMFDHNIFQENLVGVDYCEKMVAETNPGVLELANRTEAPHAGDHGYRTIGDIMRSLNPLEGEFYREALQVSRSTREMFCLMEGRHVHPSTLYPGGVGTVATVQLFTDYLTRLMRYVEFMKRCLPMHDDLFDFFYEALPGYEEVGRRRILLGCWGSLNDPEYCDFTYENMESWGRKMFVTPGVVVDGKLVTTSLVDINLGIRILLGSSFYEDWADQPMFVTQDPLGNPVDQRHPWNQHTIPRPAKRDFDGKYSWTMSPRWFDGKDHLALDTGGGPIARLWVTALAGLVDTPYLKSTGHSVKISLPRTATKPEVEFEWKIPKWSNALERNRARTYFQAYAAALALHFADQALGEVRKGNTKTWEPFKVPDEGVSCGFTEAVRGVLSHHMVIKGGKIANYHPYPPTPWNGSVRDSFGTPGPYEDAVQNTPIFEENTQENFKGIDIMRAVRSFDPCLPCGVHMYTGKGKVVERLHTPHAFGGELG; encoded by the coding sequence ATGACCGAGATGAAGGACAAGACCGACCTCGTCGAGATGGCGTGGGACCCGATCACCCGGATCGTCGGCAGCCTCGGGATCTACACGAAGATCGACTGGGCGGCCAAGCGCGTCGTCGAGTGCCACAGCACGTCGTCGGTCTTCCGCGGCTACAGCATCTTCATGAAGGGCAAGGACCCGCGCGACGCGCACTTCATCACCAGCCGGATCTGCGGGATCTGCGGCGACAACCACGCGACGTGCTCGGTGTACGCCCAGAACATGGCCTACGGCGTCCGCCCGCCGCACCTCGGCGAGTGGATCATCAACCTCGGCGAGGCCGCCGAGTACATGTTCGACCACAACATCTTCCAGGAGAACCTGGTCGGGGTCGACTACTGCGAGAAGATGGTCGCCGAGACCAACCCCGGCGTCCTCGAGCTGGCCAACCGCACCGAGGCACCGCACGCGGGCGACCACGGCTACCGCACCATCGGCGACATCATGCGCTCGCTGAACCCGCTGGAAGGCGAGTTCTACCGCGAGGCCCTGCAGGTCTCCCGCAGCACGCGCGAGATGTTCTGCCTGATGGAAGGCCGGCACGTCCACCCGTCCACTTTGTACCCCGGCGGCGTCGGCACCGTGGCGACCGTGCAGCTGTTCACCGACTACCTGACCCGGCTGATGCGCTACGTCGAGTTCATGAAGCGCTGCCTCCCGATGCACGACGACCTCTTCGACTTCTTCTACGAAGCCCTGCCCGGCTACGAAGAGGTCGGGCGGCGGCGGATCCTGCTCGGCTGCTGGGGCAGTCTCAACGACCCCGAGTACTGCGACTTCACCTACGAGAACATGGAGTCCTGGGGCCGCAAGATGTTCGTGACGCCGGGCGTGGTCGTCGACGGCAAGCTCGTCACGACCAGCCTGGTCGACATCAACCTCGGCATCCGGATCCTGCTCGGCAGCTCGTTCTACGAGGACTGGGCCGACCAGCCGATGTTCGTCACGCAGGATCCGCTGGGCAACCCGGTCGACCAGCGCCACCCGTGGAACCAGCACACCATCCCGCGCCCGGCGAAGCGCGACTTCGACGGCAAGTACTCGTGGACGATGTCGCCGCGCTGGTTCGACGGCAAGGACCACCTGGCCCTGGACACCGGCGGCGGCCCGATCGCCCGGCTGTGGGTGACGGCGCTGGCCGGACTCGTCGACACGCCGTACCTGAAGTCGACCGGCCACAGCGTCAAGATCTCCTTGCCGCGCACGGCGACCAAGCCCGAAGTCGAGTTCGAGTGGAAGATCCCGAAGTGGAGCAACGCGCTCGAGCGCAACCGCGCGCGGACGTACTTCCAGGCGTACGCGGCCGCGCTGGCCCTGCACTTCGCCGACCAGGCCCTCGGTGAGGTCCGCAAGGGCAACACCAAGACGTGGGAGCCGTTCAAGGTCCCGGACGAAGGCGTGAGCTGCGGCTTCACCGAAGCGGTCCGCGGCGTGCTCTCGCACCACATGGTGATCAAGGGCGGCAAGATCGCGAACTACCACCCGTACCCACCGACGCCGTGGAACGGCAGCGTGCGCGACAGCTTCGGCACGCCGGGGCCGTACGAGGACGCCGTGCAGAACACACCGATCTTCGAGGAGAACACGCAGGAGAACTTCAAGGGCATCGACATCATGCGCGCGGTCCGCAGCTTCGACCCGTGCCTGCCCTGCGGCGTCCACATGTACACCGGCAAGGGCAAGGTCGTCGAACGGCTGCACACCCCGCACGCGTTCGGCGGGGAGCTCGGCTGA
- a CDS encoding hydrogenase expression protein HypE yields the protein MTHAAEQTEEQPIHILWINAGLSCDGDSVALTAATQPSIEEIVLGALPGLPKIAVHWPLIDFECGPDKGADTFIEWFYKADRGELEPFVLVVEGSIPNEAIKEEGYWCGFGNNPETGQPMTTSEWLDRLTPKALAVMAVGTCATYGGIHAMEGNPTGAMGVPDYLGWDWKSGAGIPIVCVPGCPTHPDNLSETITYLLYQAAGQAPMIPLDDHLRPQWLFGATVHEGCDRGGYYEQGEFATEYGSPKCLVKLGCWGPVVKCNVPKRGWINGVGGCPNVGGICIGCTMPGFPDKFMPFMDEPPGAQVSSLASGAYGSVIRRLRKITERKLDKEPKWRHTGKKLDTGYQAEVRS from the coding sequence GTGACGCATGCCGCAGAACAAACCGAAGAGCAGCCCATCCACATCCTCTGGATCAACGCCGGACTGTCGTGCGACGGCGACTCCGTCGCACTGACGGCGGCCACGCAACCGAGCATCGAGGAAATCGTCCTCGGGGCTTTGCCCGGCTTGCCCAAGATCGCGGTCCACTGGCCGTTGATCGACTTCGAATGCGGCCCCGACAAGGGGGCCGACACGTTCATCGAGTGGTTCTACAAAGCCGACCGCGGTGAGCTGGAGCCGTTCGTGCTGGTCGTCGAGGGCTCGATCCCGAACGAGGCGATCAAGGAAGAGGGCTACTGGTGCGGGTTCGGGAACAACCCCGAGACCGGCCAGCCGATGACGACCAGCGAGTGGCTGGACCGCCTGACGCCCAAGGCGCTGGCCGTCATGGCCGTCGGGACCTGCGCCACCTACGGCGGCATCCACGCGATGGAGGGCAACCCGACCGGTGCCATGGGTGTGCCCGACTACCTGGGCTGGGACTGGAAGTCCGGCGCCGGCATCCCGATCGTCTGCGTGCCCGGCTGCCCGACCCACCCGGACAACCTGTCCGAGACCATCACCTACCTGCTCTACCAGGCCGCCGGGCAGGCGCCGATGATCCCGCTCGACGACCACCTGCGGCCGCAGTGGCTCTTCGGCGCGACCGTGCACGAGGGCTGCGACCGCGGCGGCTACTACGAGCAGGGCGAGTTCGCCACCGAGTACGGCTCCCCGAAGTGCCTGGTGAAGCTGGGCTGCTGGGGCCCGGTCGTCAAGTGCAACGTGCCGAAACGCGGCTGGATCAACGGCGTCGGCGGCTGCCCGAACGTCGGCGGGATCTGCATCGGCTGCACCATGCCGGGCTTCCCGGACAAGTTCATGCCGTTCATGGACGAGCCGCCGGGCGCGCAGGTGTCGTCGCTGGCCAGCGGCGCGTACGGGTCGGTGATCCGGCGGCTGCGGAAGATCACCGAGCGCAAGCTCGACAAAGAGCCCAAGTGGCGGCACACGGGCAAGAAGCTCGACACCGGCTACCAGGCGGAGGTGCGGTCATGA
- a CDS encoding hydrogenase maturation protease has product MRPRVLVAGIGNIFLGDDGFGVEVIKELEGTDLPPWVQIADYGIAGMHLAYDLMGGYDTTILLDATPHGRPPGTLSLIEADTEDLAATASIDAHGMRPDAVFRLLRLLGGDAGRVLLVGCEPACLDEGIGLSPQVAAAIPAAVRAVTELAWGTSPQLQPTEV; this is encoded by the coding sequence ATGAGGCCACGAGTCCTGGTCGCCGGCATCGGCAACATCTTCCTCGGCGACGACGGGTTCGGCGTCGAGGTCATCAAGGAGCTGGAAGGGACCGACCTGCCGCCCTGGGTGCAGATCGCCGACTACGGCATCGCCGGCATGCACCTCGCCTACGACCTGATGGGCGGCTACGACACGACCATCCTGCTCGACGCGACCCCGCACGGCCGCCCGCCCGGGACGCTCTCGCTGATCGAGGCCGACACCGAGGACCTGGCCGCCACGGCGTCGATCGACGCGCACGGCATGCGGCCGGACGCGGTGTTCCGGCTGCTCAGGTTGCTCGGCGGCGACGCCGGGCGGGTCCTGCTCGTCGGCTGCGAACCGGCTTGCCTCGACGAAGGGATCGGCCTGTCGCCCCAGGTGGCGGCGGCCATCCCGGCCGCGGTCCGCGCCGTCACCGAACTGGCCTGGGGCACCAGCCCGCAGCTGCAACCCACGGAGGTCTGA
- a CDS encoding NifU family protein — protein MTEVDRVGERIEQLLGEFGGTDAELAEDLVHTLLEFYGAGLARIIEIVGSDRALLDRLVEDDHIRGLLVLHDLHPRSTHERVTEALDKVRPYLGSHAGDVEFVGIEDGVLRLRLRGTCDGCPSSTVTAKYAIERVVREAAPEISDVVVDGVVPEETGPGGRPLLPLVPCPVEVP, from the coding sequence ATGACGGAAGTCGACCGGGTCGGCGAGCGCATCGAGCAGCTCCTGGGCGAGTTCGGCGGAACGGACGCCGAGCTCGCCGAGGACCTCGTCCACACACTGCTCGAGTTCTACGGCGCCGGACTGGCCCGGATCATCGAAATCGTCGGCTCGGACCGGGCGCTGCTGGACCGGCTCGTCGAAGACGACCACATCCGCGGCCTGCTCGTGCTGCACGACCTGCACCCCCGGTCGACGCACGAGCGGGTCACCGAGGCGCTCGACAAGGTCCGGCCGTACCTGGGTTCGCACGCCGGCGACGTCGAGTTCGTCGGGATCGAGGACGGTGTCCTGCGGCTGCGGCTGCGGGGCACCTGCGACGGCTGCCCGTCGTCGACGGTCACCGCGAAGTACGCCATCGAGCGCGTGGTCCGGGAAGCGGCGCCGGAGATCTCCGACGTCGTCGTCGACGGGGTCGTGCCGGAAGAAACCGGCCCGGGCGGGCGGCCGCTGCTGCCGCTGGTCCCGTGTCCCGTGGAGGTCCCGTGA
- the hypD gene encoding hydrogenase formation protein HypD, translating to MRFVDEFRDAEKARALSAKITSLCEPGRHYKFMEVCGGHTHTIYKHGLEDYLPESIMLVHGPGCPVCVIPMGRIDDAIHIARQPGVLMTSFGDMMRVPGSGGNFFDSNAEGTNIRMVYSPLDSLKIARQNPDLRVVFMAIGFETTTPSTAMTLLRAAAEGIENFSVFGNHVTIIPAIKAILDSPDLRLDGFIGPGHVSTVIGCRPYEFIARDYGKPVVVAGFEPLDILQSIYMLMLQLSSGRSEVENQYSRVVPWDGNLVALKAINEVMQLRPYFEWRGLGFITHSAMAIREKYAAFDAERIFEIPGLRVADPKACQCGEVLKGVLKPWECKVFGTACTPETPIGTCMVSPEGACAAYYNFGRFSRQRVREASRA from the coding sequence ATGCGTTTCGTCGACGAGTTCCGCGACGCGGAGAAGGCGCGGGCACTGTCCGCGAAGATCACGTCGCTGTGCGAGCCGGGCCGCCACTACAAGTTCATGGAGGTCTGCGGCGGGCACACGCACACCATCTACAAGCACGGCCTCGAGGACTACCTGCCCGAGAGCATCATGCTGGTGCACGGCCCGGGCTGCCCGGTGTGCGTGATCCCGATGGGCCGCATCGACGACGCCATCCACATCGCCCGGCAGCCCGGCGTGCTCATGACGTCGTTCGGCGACATGATGCGCGTGCCCGGCTCCGGCGGGAACTTCTTCGACTCCAACGCCGAGGGCACGAACATCCGGATGGTGTACTCGCCGCTCGACTCGCTGAAGATCGCGCGGCAGAACCCGGACCTGCGCGTCGTGTTCATGGCGATCGGGTTCGAGACGACGACGCCGTCCACCGCGATGACGCTGCTGCGCGCGGCCGCCGAGGGCATCGAGAACTTCTCGGTGTTCGGCAACCACGTCACGATCATCCCGGCCATCAAGGCCATCCTCGACTCCCCCGACCTGCGGCTCGACGGCTTCATCGGCCCGGGTCACGTCTCGACGGTGATCGGCTGCCGGCCGTACGAGTTCATCGCGCGCGACTACGGCAAGCCCGTGGTCGTCGCCGGGTTCGAGCCCCTGGACATCCTGCAGTCGATCTACATGCTGATGCTGCAGCTCTCGTCCGGACGTTCGGAAGTCGAGAACCAGTACTCGCGCGTGGTGCCGTGGGACGGGAACCTCGTCGCGTTGAAGGCCATCAACGAGGTGATGCAGCTGCGGCCGTACTTCGAGTGGCGCGGCCTCGGGTTCATCACGCACTCGGCGATGGCGATCCGCGAGAAGTACGCCGCGTTCGACGCCGAGCGGATCTTCGAAATCCCCGGCCTGCGCGTCGCCGATCCCAAGGCGTGCCAGTGCGGCGAGGTGCTCAAGGGCGTGCTGAAGCCGTGGGAGTGCAAGGTGTTCGGCACCGCGTGCACCCCGGAGACGCCGATCGGGACGTGCATGGTCTCGCCCGAAGGCGCCTGCGCGGCCTACTACAACTTCGGCCGGTTCAGCCGTCAGCGCGTCCGGGAGGCGAGCCGCGCATGA